A genomic window from Acinetobacter lwoffii includes:
- a CDS encoding KGW motif small protein, translating into MAKTLRIMDKAAMRQKGWMLFCIVVGLQILFVVGSYLLQGS; encoded by the coding sequence ATGGCTAAAACACTTAGAATAATGGATAAGGCGGCAATGCGTCAGAAAGGCTGGATGTTGTTTTGTATTGTTGTAGGACTACAAATATTGTTCGTTGTGGGCAGTTACTTGCTGCAGGGTTCTTGA
- a CDS encoding NIF3 1 — protein MLKLIYYVPDENLEDTKNAIFAAGAGGIGEYTNCAWQVLGTGQFKPQEGADPHIGEVGKLEQVEEWRVEILVPDEKAVDVAKALKESHPYEEPAFEFIQLLDIKV, from the coding sequence ATGTTAAAGCTGATTTATTACGTGCCGGATGAAAACCTGGAAGACACCAAGAATGCGATATTTGCAGCAGGAGCGGGCGGTATTGGTGAGTATACGAATTGTGCCTGGCAGGTTTTAGGAACCGGACAGTTTAAACCACAGGAAGGTGCAGATCCGCATATTGGTGAAGTGGGTAAACTGGAACAGGTAGAAGAATGGCGGGTAGAAATTCTGGTGCCTGATGAAAAGGCAGTCGATGTGGCCAAGGCGCTGAAAGAAAGTCATCCTTATGAAGAGCCGGCCTTTGAGTTTATTCAGCTTCTGGATATCAAAGTCTAA
- a CDS encoding carotenoid oxygenase family protein — protein sequence MQKFCIVVFPIPVHSKALIRSIQGPIEDQDIRLERFIFEQGTGKVTRTVLSNIKQEFPRINEAFIGRQYRYIYSISFGEFDDPSHVSSNTVMCFNLRTRTTESYSFGENWVTGEAVFVARENAQAENDGWLMYYIHALDCSPSKVVILDAQHITEGPIATIHLPVRVPVGFHCNWIDYRKLRANYS from the coding sequence GTGCAGAAATTCTGCATAGTCGTATTCCCTATTCCAGTGCACTCCAAAGCATTGATCCGCTCGATTCAGGGACCGATCGAAGATCAGGATATACGATTAGAGCGCTTTATTTTTGAACAAGGAACGGGAAAAGTGACACGAACCGTATTATCAAATATCAAGCAGGAATTTCCACGGATTAATGAAGCATTTATTGGGCGACAGTATCGTTATATCTATAGTATTTCTTTTGGTGAATTTGACGATCCTTCCCATGTCAGCAGCAATACGGTGATGTGTTTTAATTTAAGAACCAGAACCACAGAAAGTTACTCCTTTGGAGAAAACTGGGTTACTGGTGAGGCAGTCTTTGTCGCACGGGAAAATGCTCAGGCTGAAAATGATGGCTGGCTAATGTATTATATCCATGCTTTAGATTGTAGCCCCTCGAAAGTTGTAATTCTGGATGCCCAGCATATTACAGAAGGACCCATTGCAACGATTCATTTACCAGTTCGGGTACCGGTCGGATTTCATTGTAACTGGATTGATTATCGGAAATTAAGAGCGAACTATTCTTAA